Proteins encoded within one genomic window of Panicum virgatum strain AP13 chromosome 1N, P.virgatum_v5, whole genome shotgun sequence:
- the LOC120655220 gene encoding uncharacterized protein LOC120655220, producing MKIQNCRRKGYSDLSFMDPTTCNCRLLRDNPDEIFQNLYKYFAVQHDKFKILFPYNFADHWILLVIIPEFSLVIVMDSLRRDPQQYKDHTDMLKSVWKKIVQNHKGNYSQTLKIKTDFSCMRQAQGTNLCAYLSMYKQGTKDLLVYIHIEHAQASWSSEVLSRMAVRSREDAQ from the exons ATGAAGATTCAAAATTGCAGGAGGAAAGGGTACTCCGACCTCAGCTTCATGGACCCAACTACTTGTAATTGTAGGCTTCTACGAGACAACCCCGacgagatattccaaaacttgtacAAGTACTTCGCCGTCCAGCACGACAAGTTCaagatattgtttccttacaactttgc tgatcACTGGATACTACTAGTCATAATTCCCGAGTTCAGCTTAGTGattgttatggactcattgaggcgAGATCCACAACAATACAAAGACCATACAGACATGTTGAAAAG TGTTTGGAAAAAAATCGTACAAAATCATAAAGGTAATTACAGCCAGACATTAAAAATTAAGACAGATTTTTCG tgtatgaggcaggcACAAGGAACCAATTTATGTGCATACTTGTCAATGTACAAGCAAGGAACCAAAGATCTTTTAGTATATATTCATATAGAACATGCACAAGCAAGTTGGTCCTCGGAAGTGCTTAGCAGAATGGCAGTAAGAA GCCGAGAAGATGCGCAATGA